In Nitrospirota bacterium, the following are encoded in one genomic region:
- a CDS encoding methylmalonyl-CoA mutase family protein — protein MTDERKERFTSLSGLPIGRVYTAEDVKDWDPTRDLGRPGEPPYTRGVYPTMYRGRLWTMRQFAGFGSAADTNARFKYLLERGQTGLSVAFDMPTLMGLDSDDRLAHGEVGYCGVAISSVDDMERLFDGIPLDRVTTSMTINGPAAVLFAMYLAVAERRGVPLDRLDGTIQNDILKEYIAQKEWLFPPEPHLRLITDTIAYCTKAVPKWHPISVSGYHIREAGSTAVQELAFTLYDGLTYVEAAVKAGLAVDTFAPQLSFFFNVHNDFFEEIAKFRAARRLWAREMEQRFHPQDPRSCQLRCHAQTAGCSLTAQQPTNNVVRTALQALAAVLGGTQSLHTNSMDETLALPTEEAVKLALRTQQIIAHESEVPNTVDPLGGSYYVEWLTNRLEEGAREYFRKLDAMGGMVKAIERGYPQREILEASQRYQKEVERKERTIVGVNDYVEPEQQAIPILKIGPEVEREQIARLADLRKARDSYRTAGTIQALQEAAATDENLMPCLLDAVKARATLGEICAALKEVFGTYREPVVL, from the coding sequence GTGACCGACGAGCGCAAAGAGCGGTTCACCTCCCTGTCGGGCTTGCCGATCGGCCGGGTCTACACAGCCGAGGATGTGAAGGACTGGGACCCGACGCGGGACCTGGGCCGGCCAGGGGAACCGCCCTACACTCGAGGGGTCTACCCGACCATGTACCGGGGCCGGCTCTGGACCATGCGTCAGTTCGCCGGCTTCGGCTCCGCGGCCGACACGAACGCCCGCTTCAAGTACCTGCTGGAGCGGGGCCAGACCGGCCTCAGCGTGGCCTTCGACATGCCGACGTTGATGGGGCTGGACTCGGATGACCGGCTCGCGCACGGGGAGGTCGGCTACTGCGGGGTGGCAATCTCCTCGGTGGACGACATGGAGCGGCTCTTCGACGGCATCCCGCTGGACCGGGTCACGACCTCGATGACGATCAACGGGCCGGCGGCCGTGCTCTTCGCCATGTACCTGGCGGTTGCCGAGCGGCGCGGCGTTCCCCTCGACCGGCTGGACGGCACGATCCAGAACGACATCCTCAAGGAGTACATCGCCCAGAAGGAATGGCTCTTCCCCCCGGAGCCGCATCTTCGGTTGATTACCGATACGATCGCCTACTGCACGAAGGCGGTGCCCAAGTGGCACCCGATCAGCGTCAGCGGCTACCACATCCGGGAGGCCGGCTCGACCGCCGTGCAGGAGCTGGCCTTCACCCTTTACGACGGGCTGACCTACGTCGAAGCCGCAGTGAAGGCCGGGCTGGCCGTGGATACTTTCGCGCCCCAGCTTTCCTTCTTCTTCAACGTGCACAACGATTTTTTCGAAGAGATCGCCAAGTTCCGGGCGGCGCGGCGCCTGTGGGCCCGCGAGATGGAGCAGCGGTTCCATCCCCAGGACCCCCGCTCGTGCCAGCTCCGTTGCCACGCCCAGACCGCCGGCTGCTCGCTCACGGCCCAGCAGCCGACGAACAACGTGGTCCGCACCGCCCTGCAGGCGCTGGCGGCGGTCCTGGGCGGCACCCAGTCGCTCCACACGAACTCGATGGACGAGACCCTGGCGCTCCCCACCGAGGAGGCGGTCAAGCTGGCGCTGCGCACCCAGCAGATCATCGCCCACGAGAGCGAGGTGCCCAACACGGTGGACCCGCTGGGCGGCTCCTACTACGTCGAGTGGCTCACGAACCGGCTGGAGGAGGGGGCCAGGGAGTATTTCCGGAAGCTGGATGCGATGGGCGGGATGGTGAAGGCCATCGAGCGGGGGTACCCGCAGCGGGAGATTCTGGAGGCCTCCCAACGGTACCAGAAGGAGGTCGAGCGGAAGGAGCGGACGATCGTCGGCGTGAACGACTACGTCGAGCCGGAGCAACAGGCGATCCCGATCCTCAAGATCGGGCCGGAGGTGGAGCGGGAGCAGATCGCGCGGCTCGCCGACCTGCGCAAGGCCCGCGACTCCTACCGGACCGCGGGGACGATCCAGGCGCTGCAGGAGGCGGCGGCGACCGACGAGAACCTGATGCCCTGCCTGCTCGACGCGGTGAAGGCGCGCGCGACGCTGGGCGAGATTTGCGCGGCGCTCAAGGAAGTGTTCGGAACCTATCGCGAGCCGGTGGTGCTGTGA
- a CDS encoding DUF4258 domain-containing protein has translation MATIDIIRRKVRGQEYEFAVPHFFEEMANDDLQFVDIENAILKGRIRRRFTRDPRGARHEIVGPATDGRRVAVICRIKETGKLLFITTYALKSA, from the coding sequence TTGGCCACGATTGACATCATCAGAAGGAAAGTACGGGGTCAGGAGTACGAATTTGCGGTTCCCCATTTCTTCGAGGAAATGGCCAATGATGATCTCCAGTTTGTGGACATCGAGAATGCTATTCTTAAGGGAAGGATTAGGCGCCGCTTTACGCGCGATCCACGCGGCGCTCGGCACGAAATTGTGGGGCCAGCTACGGACGGACGGCGGGTAGCAGTCATCTGTCGGATCAAGGAGACGGGGAAATTGCTCTTCATCACAACGTATGCGCTGAAGTCGGCGTAG
- a CDS encoding YgiT-type zinc finger protein yields the protein MYDYGKCHVCGGKMERRQIRQDFWVKGKLVVVENVPAGVCARCGEKVVRAEVGRRLTEVVSSKKGFRKSRTMTVPVVRFSEEVA from the coding sequence ATGTATGACTACGGCAAATGCCACGTGTGCGGCGGAAAGATGGAGCGCAGACAAATACGTCAGGACTTTTGGGTGAAAGGCAAACTGGTCGTCGTGGAGAATGTCCCTGCCGGCGTGTGCGCCCGATGTGGCGAAAAAGTCGTCCGAGCTGAAGTCGGACGAAGGCTCACCGAGGTGGTTTCGAGCAAGAAGGGGTTCAGGAAGTCACGGACGATGACCGTGCCCGTCGTACGGTTTTCAGAGGAAGTCGCGTAA
- a CDS encoding MBL fold metallo-hydrolase: protein MKLGAFDIFPVTDGRFRLDGGAMFGVVPRVLWEQCCPADERNRVQLALTCLLIRAHGKNVLVDTGIGDKWDGKGRDIYAIERTTPLAGSLKALGLRPGDIDLVVNTHLHFDHAGGNTVRTDDGTLTPSFPKAAYVVQRGEYEAAVLANERTRASYKTDNIAPIARRHRWEFLDGDTELLPGLSVMVTHGHTAHHQAVKVESDGQVAFYLGDLIPTAAHLPLPYIMGYDLYPLQTLEAKRKVLEQASEERWLLVFEHDPLVSMGYVRKDGEGKYCLEEAVARQS, encoded by the coding sequence ATGAAGCTCGGAGCGTTTGACATATTCCCGGTGACGGACGGGCGGTTCCGGCTGGACGGGGGCGCCATGTTCGGGGTGGTGCCGCGCGTCCTGTGGGAGCAGTGCTGCCCGGCCGACGAGCGGAACCGCGTCCAGCTCGCGCTGACCTGCCTGCTGATCCGCGCCCACGGCAAGAACGTGCTCGTGGACACGGGCATCGGGGACAAGTGGGACGGGAAGGGCCGCGACATCTACGCGATCGAGCGCACCACCCCGCTCGCCGGCTCGTTGAAGGCCCTCGGGCTCCGTCCCGGCGACATTGACCTCGTCGTCAACACGCACCTCCACTTCGACCATGCGGGCGGCAACACCGTCCGGACGGACGACGGGACGCTCACCCCGTCGTTCCCCAAGGCCGCGTACGTCGTCCAGCGCGGGGAGTACGAAGCAGCGGTGCTGGCCAACGAACGGACGAGGGCCAGCTACAAAACCGACAACATCGCCCCGATCGCGCGCCGCCACCGGTGGGAGTTCCTGGACGGGGATACAGAGCTGCTGCCCGGTCTCTCGGTCATGGTGACGCACGGGCACACGGCCCACCACCAGGCAGTGAAGGTCGAGTCGGACGGCCAGGTCGCCTTCTACCTGGGCGACCTGATCCCGACTGCGGCCCACCTCCCGCTCCCCTACATCATGGGCTACGACCTCTATCCGCTCCAGACCCTGGAGGCCAAGCGCAAGGTCCTCGAACAGGCCTCCGAGGAGCGTTGGCTGCTGGTCTTCGAGCACGATCCGCTCGTCTCGATGGGCTACGTCCGAAAGGATGGAGAAGGGAAATACTGCTTGGAAGAAGCCGTCGCTCGTCAATCGTGA
- a CDS encoding cobalamin B12-binding domain-containing protein, whose translation MTVAAKPIRVLVGKVGLDGHDRGIKLVARSLRDAGVEVIYTGLHQTPEQIVATAIQEDVDAIGLSLLSGAHNYLFPRVLELLKEQGAGDIAVFGGGIIPDEDVPKLKAAGVKALFRPGTPMSEIVDFVKGLRR comes from the coding sequence ATGACCGTGGCAGCCAAGCCAATCCGAGTGTTGGTGGGCAAAGTCGGGCTGGACGGGCACGACCGGGGGATCAAGCTCGTGGCGCGATCGCTCCGCGACGCGGGCGTGGAAGTGATCTATACCGGCCTCCACCAGACCCCGGAGCAGATCGTCGCTACCGCCATCCAGGAGGACGTGGACGCGATCGGGCTGAGCCTGCTCTCCGGCGCCCACAACTACCTCTTCCCCCGCGTGCTGGAGCTGCTCAAGGAGCAGGGAGCCGGGGACATCGCGGTCTTCGGCGGCGGGATCATCCCGGACGAGGACGTGCCCAAGCTCAAGGCCGCGGGGGTGAAGGCCCTGTTCCGGCCCGGCACCCCGATGAGCGAGATCGTGGACTTCGTGAAGGGGCTGCGCCGATGA
- a CDS encoding thiolase domain-containing protein (Catalyzes the synthesis of acetoacetyl coenzyme A from two molecules of acetyl coenzyme A. It can also act as a thiolase, catalyzing the reverse reaction and generating two-carbon units from the four-carbon product of fatty acid oxidation) has translation MRPVYMVSGGITKFAKAHPDKDFRLMVKEAYDYALRDVPRLSKDRIDGAVGSYFSDHFTRQLKAASMVQDYLGLCPKPSKRVEGGGATGGLCFQSAWEAVASGRMDCCVAFGFETMSRVNTWKGNEFIALASDTNFDFPVGGFYTGYYAMMVRRHMHEFGTTVEQMAMVSVKNHLNALSNPYAQKAKRLTIKQVRESPMVATPLTMEDICTMSDGAAVCVLASEEVAGQVCDRPVRITGLGSGSDAMRMADRPHGKVILLPHERESDYARLQYPGVHSFRGGRMAAKLAYEMAGVRNPLEDLSFVELHDAYTSSEIQTYEDLGLCRYGEGGHFVESGVPFMPGIDYGLELPKQGRLPVNPSGGLLACGHPVGATGLMQAVFAFWQLQGTIGKHLGNDRLQVGNAKRGLIHSHAGTGTYITVSILEGT, from the coding sequence ATGAGACCGGTCTACATGGTCAGCGGGGGGATCACGAAATTCGCCAAGGCGCATCCCGACAAGGACTTCCGCCTGATGGTCAAGGAGGCCTACGATTACGCGCTCCGGGACGTGCCGCGCCTCTCGAAGGATCGGATCGACGGGGCCGTCGGCTCCTACTTCTCCGATCACTTCACCAGACAGTTGAAGGCCGCCAGCATGGTCCAGGACTATCTGGGCCTTTGCCCCAAGCCCTCCAAGCGCGTCGAGGGTGGCGGCGCGACCGGCGGCCTCTGCTTCCAGTCGGCCTGGGAAGCCGTGGCCTCGGGCCGCATGGACTGCTGCGTCGCCTTCGGCTTCGAGACCATGTCGCGGGTCAACACCTGGAAGGGCAACGAGTTCATCGCCCTCGCCTCGGACACGAACTTCGACTTTCCGGTCGGCGGCTTCTACACCGGCTACTACGCGATGATGGTCCGCCGGCACATGCACGAGTTCGGCACGACGGTCGAGCAGATGGCGATGGTCTCGGTCAAGAACCACCTGAACGCCCTCTCCAACCCCTACGCCCAGAAGGCCAAGCGCCTCACGATCAAGCAGGTGCGCGAGTCCCCGATGGTCGCGACGCCGCTCACGATGGAGGACATCTGCACCATGTCGGACGGGGCCGCCGTCTGCGTCCTGGCCTCGGAGGAGGTGGCCGGCCAAGTCTGCGACCGGCCGGTCAGGATCACCGGCCTGGGCTCCGGCTCCGACGCCATGCGCATGGCCGACCGGCCGCACGGGAAGGTCATCCTGCTGCCGCACGAACGGGAGTCGGACTACGCCCGCCTCCAATATCCCGGCGTGCACTCGTTCCGCGGCGGGCGGATGGCGGCCAAGCTGGCCTACGAGATGGCCGGCGTCCGCAACCCGCTCGAAGACCTGAGCTTCGTCGAGCTGCACGACGCCTATACCTCTTCGGAGATCCAGACCTATGAGGATCTGGGCCTCTGCCGGTACGGCGAGGGCGGACATTTCGTGGAGAGCGGCGTCCCCTTCATGCCGGGAATAGACTACGGGCTGGAGCTGCCCAAGCAGGGCCGCTTGCCGGTCAACCCCTCCGGCGGCCTGCTGGCCTGCGGCCATCCGGTCGGGGCCACTGGGCTGATGCAGGCCGTCTTCGCCTTCTGGCAATTGCAGGGCACGATCGGCAAGCACCTGGGCAACGACCGGCTCCAGGTCGGGAACGCAAAGCGCGGCCTCATCCACAGCCACGCGGGCACCGGCACGTACATTACCGTGTCAATCCTGGAAGGGACGTAG
- a CDS encoding Zn-ribbon domain-containing OB-fold protein — MVSRDTILVQNDPLVIRDHYEIDYRHSYAQDSPFFAGLSKGQLLGSRCTACGYTYATPRSHCMECGAPTSWHELPLTGRVHTFTTCYYGGEAFLKETPFTLILVEFDGADTLFLSRLKGVEPDAVQIGLPVKARFAKTPTFKVTDVWFEPLGRADAR, encoded by the coding sequence ATGGTTTCCAGAGATACGATCCTTGTCCAGAACGATCCGCTTGTCATCCGCGACCACTACGAGATTGACTACCGTCACAGCTACGCCCAGGATTCCCCGTTCTTCGCCGGGTTGAGCAAGGGCCAACTGCTCGGCTCCCGCTGCACGGCCTGCGGCTACACCTACGCCACCCCTCGATCCCACTGCATGGAATGCGGCGCGCCGACGAGCTGGCACGAGTTACCGCTGACGGGCCGAGTGCACACGTTCACGACCTGCTATTACGGAGGCGAAGCCTTCCTCAAGGAAACCCCGTTCACGCTGATTTTGGTGGAGTTCGATGGGGCCGACACTCTGTTCCTGTCCCGCCTCAAGGGCGTGGAGCCGGACGCCGTGCAGATCGGCCTGCCGGTGAAGGCCCGTTTCGCCAAGACCCCCACCTTCAAAGTCACCGACGTCTGGTTCGAGCCCCTCGGACGTGCCGATGCCCGTTGA
- the meaB gene encoding methylmalonyl Co-A mutase-associated GTPase MeaB: MPVDPATLAAGVKAGDVRALSRLVTLLENRDPVGLAALERLDGSLQRATVIGVTGYPGAGKSTVIDQLITAHRRQGKRVGILAVDVTSPVTGGAILGDRIRMQDHAEDPDVFIRSMATRGQHGGLARATRDAALALAAAGYDVILIETVGVGQEEGDVASVAQTVVAVVAPGLGDEVQAMKAGLLEVAHVVVVNKGDRESAESTVRDLQEWLPTVIRTVAIKGEGISELLAAIAAHQLSLKPA, encoded by the coding sequence ATGCCCGTTGATCCCGCAACGCTGGCCGCCGGAGTCAAGGCCGGCGACGTTCGCGCCCTGTCCCGCCTGGTCACCCTGCTCGAAAACCGGGACCCGGTGGGCCTGGCGGCGCTCGAACGGCTGGACGGGTCGTTGCAACGGGCGACCGTCATCGGGGTCACCGGTTATCCGGGCGCGGGCAAGAGCACGGTGATTGACCAACTCATCACTGCCCACCGGCGTCAGGGCAAGAGGGTCGGCATCCTCGCGGTGGACGTGACCAGCCCGGTCACCGGCGGGGCGATCCTGGGCGACCGGATCAGGATGCAGGACCATGCGGAGGATCCGGACGTGTTCATCCGCAGCATGGCGACGCGCGGGCAGCACGGAGGGCTGGCGCGGGCCACGCGCGACGCCGCGCTCGCGCTGGCGGCGGCCGGCTACGACGTGATCCTCATCGAGACCGTCGGCGTCGGTCAGGAGGAAGGGGACGTCGCTTCGGTCGCGCAGACCGTGGTCGCGGTCGTCGCGCCGGGATTGGGAGACGAAGTCCAGGCCATGAAGGCGGGGCTGCTGGAGGTGGCCCACGTCGTGGTGGTCAACAAGGGGGACCGCGAAAGCGCGGAGAGCACGGTCCGCGACTTACAGGAATGGCTCCCGACGGTGATCCGCACCGTCGCGATCAAGGGAGAGGGAATCTCGGAGTTGCTCGCCGCCATCGCCGCGCACCAACTGTCCCTCAAGCCTGCCTAG
- a CDS encoding class I SAM-dependent rRNA methyltransferase, which yields MGGERATGRVLLSSERAQQIAFGSLWVYESDVAKVEGEPGPGDLVDLYSRADRFCGRGFYNPHSKIRVRFLTFRDEPITESFWTRRLEGAAALRALVVSGTNAYRLVHGESDLLPGLIVDRYGEVLVMQVLSFGMERRKDLLAELLKGLTGASAVYLRNDAHARAQEGLPLGQGFLMGEGPTKLEIHEGRARFFADIEQGQKTGWFCDQRENRLAAAALAPGSSVLEAFCHTGAFGIQAALHGAESVLGLDVSAQALAMAREHAALNKVEGRCQYREADAFQELRKLERTGRRYGLVVLDPPAFARSRQTVAQALAGYKEINRLALRLVRPEGFLVTCSCSHHVSEPALWKTILEAARDARRRLRLLEARSQARDHPVLASMPETRYLKCFILQAL from the coding sequence ATGGGCGGCGAGAGAGCAACGGGCCGCGTCCTGCTGTCCTCCGAGCGGGCGCAGCAGATTGCTTTTGGGTCCCTCTGGGTCTATGAAAGCGACGTCGCGAAGGTCGAGGGGGAGCCGGGGCCTGGCGACCTCGTTGACCTCTACAGCCGCGCCGACCGGTTCTGCGGCCGGGGCTTCTACAATCCCCACTCCAAGATTCGCGTCCGGTTTCTGACCTTCCGGGACGAGCCGATCACCGAGAGCTTCTGGACCAGGCGGCTGGAGGGCGCGGCGGCGCTCCGCGCCCTGGTCGTGTCCGGCACGAACGCCTACCGGCTGGTGCACGGCGAGTCCGACCTGCTGCCGGGGCTCATCGTGGACCGGTACGGGGAGGTCCTGGTCATGCAGGTGCTGTCGTTCGGGATGGAGCGTCGGAAGGACCTGCTGGCCGAATTGTTGAAGGGCCTCACCGGGGCAAGCGCCGTCTATCTCCGGAACGACGCCCATGCCCGCGCGCAGGAAGGCCTGCCGCTGGGCCAGGGCTTTCTGATGGGGGAGGGGCCGACGAAGCTGGAGATCCACGAAGGCCGGGCGCGGTTTTTCGCGGACATCGAGCAGGGGCAGAAAACCGGCTGGTTCTGCGACCAGCGGGAGAACCGGCTGGCCGCCGCCGCGCTGGCCCCCGGTTCCTCGGTGCTGGAGGCCTTCTGCCACACGGGCGCGTTCGGCATCCAGGCGGCGTTGCACGGGGCCGAATCGGTGCTCGGGCTGGACGTCAGCGCGCAGGCCCTGGCGATGGCGCGCGAGCATGCGGCCCTCAACAAGGTGGAGGGCCGCTGCCAGTATCGGGAGGCGGACGCCTTCCAGGAGCTTCGGAAGCTGGAGCGGACCGGCCGGCGCTACGGCCTGGTCGTTCTGGATCCGCCGGCCTTCGCGCGGAGCCGGCAGACGGTCGCCCAGGCGCTGGCCGGCTACAAGGAGATCAACCGGCTGGCCCTCCGGCTCGTGCGTCCCGAGGGCTTTCTCGTCACCTGCTCCTGCTCCCACCATGTGAGCGAGCCGGCCCTGTGGAAGACGATCCTGGAGGCGGCCCGGGACGCGCGGCGCCGGCTTCGCCTGTTGGAAGCCCGGTCGCAGGCGCGCGACCATCCGGTGCTGGCTTCCATGCCGGAAACGCGGTATCTCAAATGCTTTATCCTGCAGGCGCTCTAG
- a CDS encoding enoyl-CoA hydratase — protein sequence MPNRLATAAVADRIATVTLDHPPANLLGRAVLEELDRLFLELEADDAVHVVVLTGAGRFFCAGADIKELAQIGSAQQGAEFAALGQGLLNRIEQLHKPVIAAVNGACLGGGLELAMACHIRVAAAGATLGLPETRLGLIPGFGGTQRLPRILGPSKAAELILTGESVTAEEALALGLVNRVAPAKEVIQEARMVAGLIAVKGRLAVKAALQAVRAGLDGPLAEGLRREADLFGRLCETADKKEGISAFLEKRQPRFTDR from the coding sequence ATGCCGAACCGACTTGCGACCGCCGCCGTTGCCGACCGCATCGCCACCGTCACGCTGGACCATCCGCCGGCGAATCTCCTGGGTCGAGCCGTCCTCGAGGAGCTGGATCGCCTGTTCCTCGAGCTGGAGGCTGACGACGCGGTGCACGTGGTCGTCCTTACCGGCGCGGGGCGGTTCTTTTGCGCCGGGGCCGACATCAAGGAGCTGGCGCAGATCGGGTCCGCGCAGCAGGGGGCGGAATTCGCTGCGCTCGGCCAGGGCCTGCTGAACCGGATCGAACAGCTCCACAAGCCCGTGATCGCCGCGGTCAACGGCGCCTGCCTGGGCGGCGGGCTCGAGTTGGCGATGGCCTGCCACATCAGAGTTGCCGCGGCCGGCGCGACGCTGGGCCTGCCGGAAACGAGGCTCGGCCTCATCCCCGGGTTCGGCGGGACCCAGCGGCTCCCGCGCATCCTCGGCCCGTCCAAGGCTGCGGAGCTGATCCTGACCGGCGAAAGCGTGACGGCGGAGGAGGCCCTGGCCTTGGGCCTGGTCAACCGGGTGGCGCCGGCCAAGGAAGTGATCCAGGAGGCGAGGATGGTGGCCGGCTTGATCGCGGTCAAGGGCCGGTTGGCTGTGAAGGCCGCGCTCCAGGCCGTCCGTGCCGGGCTGGACGGACCCTTGGCCGAAGGGCTGAGGCGGGAAGCCGATCTCTTCGGAAGGCTCTGCGAGACGGCGGACAAGAAGGAAGGGATCTCGGCGTTCCTGGAGAAGCGGCAGCCGAGGTTCACGGACCGTTAA
- a CDS encoding MmgE/PrpD family protein, translated as MIADRLADYSRSLSFTTLPPDAIHEAKRRLLDSLGCAFGSWSAEPCRIARRIAQSVKVPGGATLWGTGWKTLPDLAAFANGALVRYLDFNDTYLSKEPAHPSDNLSAALAVGETVRASGKQVVEAIVLAYEVQCRLCDAAALRPRGWDHVTYGPFSSTLAAAKLLKLSEEQTVQAVNLAGVANVALRQTRVGALSMWKACAFSNAARNGVFAALLAQAGMTGPSPIFEGAKGFTSLVSGPLDLPPLGGQRQTDGQPAPFKILETYIKHYPVEYHAQTAVEAALVVRDQLLKAEGPSALAGITEVEIGSYDVAIEIIGRDEEKWRPRTRETADHSFPYCVAVALLDGTVTLKSFGPRRLADPTLHRLMQKVRVVRLEDFADWYPQAMPTRVTVRTEAGKEYVKQVDFPLGHPRNPMSDREVEEKFRALAGGRLDRGRAGKVIEAVWRLDRLKDTGELMPLLKIVTRDR; from the coding sequence ATGATCGCCGATCGTCTTGCGGACTACAGCCGGTCGCTCTCCTTCACGACGCTCCCTCCCGACGCGATCCACGAGGCGAAGCGCCGCCTCCTCGACAGTCTGGGCTGCGCGTTCGGTTCCTGGTCCGCCGAGCCCTGCCGGATCGCCCGCCGCATCGCCCAGTCGGTCAAGGTCCCAGGCGGCGCGACCCTCTGGGGGACCGGCTGGAAGACCCTGCCGGACCTGGCTGCCTTCGCGAACGGCGCGCTGGTCCGCTACCTGGATTTCAACGACACCTACCTGTCCAAGGAGCCGGCCCATCCTTCGGACAACCTCTCCGCGGCCCTGGCGGTGGGCGAGACGGTCCGCGCCTCGGGCAAGCAGGTCGTCGAAGCGATCGTGTTGGCCTACGAGGTCCAGTGCCGCCTCTGCGACGCGGCGGCCCTGCGGCCCCGCGGATGGGACCACGTGACCTACGGGCCCTTCTCCTCGACCCTGGCCGCCGCCAAGCTCTTGAAGCTGTCCGAGGAGCAAACGGTCCAGGCCGTCAACCTGGCCGGCGTGGCCAACGTCGCCCTGCGGCAGACGCGGGTCGGCGCCCTCTCGATGTGGAAGGCCTGCGCCTTTTCCAACGCGGCCAGGAACGGGGTCTTCGCCGCCTTGCTCGCTCAAGCCGGCATGACCGGCCCTTCCCCGATCTTCGAGGGAGCCAAGGGCTTCACGAGCCTGGTCTCCGGCCCGCTGGATCTCCCGCCCCTGGGAGGCCAGCGGCAGACCGACGGCCAGCCGGCCCCGTTCAAGATCCTGGAGACGTACATCAAGCACTACCCGGTGGAGTACCATGCGCAGACCGCGGTGGAGGCCGCGCTCGTCGTACGCGACCAGTTGCTCAAGGCGGAGGGACCGTCGGCGCTGGCCGGGATCACGGAGGTGGAGATCGGCAGCTACGACGTGGCCATCGAGATCATCGGGCGGGACGAGGAGAAGTGGCGTCCCCGCACGAGGGAGACAGCCGACCACAGTTTCCCCTACTGCGTGGCCGTCGCCCTGCTGGACGGGACCGTGACATTGAAATCCTTCGGACCCAGGAGGCTCGCCGATCCGACCCTGCACCGGCTCATGCAGAAGGTCCGCGTGGTCCGGTTAGAGGACTTCGCCGACTGGTACCCCCAGGCCATGCCCACAAGGGTGACCGTCAGGACCGAGGCGGGCAAGGAGTACGTGAAGCAGGTGGACTTTCCGCTCGGCCATCCCCGGAATCCCATGTCGGACCGGGAGGTGGAGGAGAAGTTCCGGGCTCTGGCCGGCGGCAGGCTGGACCGGGGGCGGGCGGGCAAGGTGATCGAGGCTGTCTGGCGGCTGGACCGGCTCAAGGACACCGGCGAGCTGATGCCGCTCTTAAAAATCGTGACGCGTGACAGGTGA
- the prpB gene encoding methylisocitrate lyase: MTSGEQPSKAKKLRELIARGTVIMPGAFNALTALQIERAGFEALYVSGAGLSAARGLPDIGLLSMTEVVTEAAAIAQAVAIPAMADADTGYGPPLTVTRTVREFEGAGLAGIQLEDQESPKKCGHLPGKRLVSAYEMAEKIGAAAQARRDPDFLVVARTDARAVEGLEAAVRRAATYVEAGADVIFPEALETAEEFRTFAQALSKRGIKAPLLANMTEFGKTPYLSVTEFEELGYRIVLFPVTALRVAMKAVEELLAELKALGTQKGSLGKMLTRQQLYELLRYDEYEKRDKELRERYGRG, encoded by the coding sequence GTGACCAGCGGCGAACAACCGAGCAAAGCCAAGAAGTTGCGGGAGCTCATCGCACGGGGCACGGTGATCATGCCCGGCGCCTTCAACGCGCTCACGGCGCTCCAGATCGAGCGGGCCGGGTTCGAGGCCCTCTACGTGTCGGGAGCCGGCCTCTCGGCGGCGCGAGGCCTGCCCGACATCGGGCTCCTGTCCATGACCGAAGTGGTCACGGAGGCCGCCGCCATCGCCCAGGCCGTGGCGATCCCGGCCATGGCCGACGCGGACACGGGCTACGGCCCTCCCCTGACCGTCACGCGGACGGTGCGGGAGTTCGAAGGGGCGGGGCTGGCGGGCATCCAACTGGAGGACCAGGAATCCCCCAAAAAGTGCGGCCACCTGCCGGGCAAGCGGCTGGTGTCGGCCTACGAAATGGCCGAGAAGATCGGCGCGGCCGCCCAGGCCCGGCGGGACCCGGATTTCCTCGTCGTCGCGCGGACCGACGCGCGGGCCGTCGAGGGGCTGGAGGCGGCGGTCCGCCGGGCCGCCACCTACGTGGAGGCGGGGGCGGACGTCATCTTCCCCGAGGCGCTCGAAACGGCGGAGGAGTTCCGGACCTTCGCGCAGGCCCTCTCGAAGCGGGGAATCAAGGCGCCGCTCCTCGCGAACATGACGGAGTTCGGCAAGACCCCCTATCTGAGCGTCACGGAATTCGAGGAACTGGGCTACCGGATCGTTTTGTTCCCGGTCACCGCGCTGCGCGTCGCCATGAAGGCGGTCGAGGAGCTGCTGGCGGAGCTGAAGGCCCTCGGCACCCAGAAGGGATCGCTGGGCAAGATGCTCACGCGGCAGCAACTGTACGAGCTGCTCCGGTACGACGAGTACGAGAAGCGGGACAAGGAGTTGCGGGAACGGTATGGGCGAGGCTGA